A region from the Corylus avellana chromosome ca7, CavTom2PMs-1.0 genome encodes:
- the LOC132187024 gene encoding putative ribosomal large subunit pseudouridine synthase SVR1, chloroplastic → MATAASLSSLHHLSSSFLSKASLTVRPLRTITCSLSSSSSSLQFNISFAPPKPKPKPTPTPKPPEPEPFPDPDALPGGQLFIPWIVRGEDGNLKLQTHPPARLLHAMANAETETKKNNNKNKNKKAKSPDNASMEPKYSKAARRFFNQNFKEPAQRLGKVLAAAGVASRRNSEVLIFEGKVTVNGSVCNAPQTRVDPARDIIYVNGNRLPKRQPPKVYLALNKPKGYICSSGDKESKSVLSLFDDFWTNWGKRNPGLPKPRLFTVGRLDVATTGLIIVTNDGDFAQRLSHPSSNLTKEYIVAIDGVVNKRHLIAIGEGTVVDGIHCTPDSVELLPRQPDIPRPRLRIVVHDGRKHEVRELVKSAGLEIHSLKRVRIGGFRLPTDIGLGKHIELKQSDLKLLGSKS, encoded by the exons ATGGCAACAGCGGCTTCACTGTCGTCCCTCCACCACCTCTCATCCTCATTCCTCTCCAAAGCCTCTCTCACCGTCAGACCGCTCCGCACGATAACCTGTTCACTTTCCTCTTCCTCATCCTCCTTGCAATTCAACATCTCCTTCGCACCCCcgaagcccaagcccaagcccacgCCCACGCCCAAGCCCCCGGAGCCCGAACCGTTTCCCGACCCCGACGCCCTCCCCGGCGGCCAGCTCTTCATTCCCTGGATCGTCCGAGGCGAGGATGGAAATCTCAAGCTCCAGACGCACCCTCCCGCGCGTCTTCTCCACGCCATGGCCAATGCCGAGACCGAAACgaagaagaacaacaacaaaaacaagaacaagaaggCTAAGAGCCCTGACAACGCTTCCATGGAGCCCAAGTATTCCAAGGCCGCTCGAAGGTTCTTCAATCAGAATTTCAAAGAGCCCGCCCAGCGCCTCGGCAAGGTTCTCGCCGCTGCGGGAG TGGCGTCGAGGCGGAATAGCGAAGTGCTTATATTTGAAGGCAAGGTTACTGTGAATGGTTCTGTGTGCAATGCTCCTCAG ACACGAGTTGATCCTGCAAGGGATATTATTTATGTCAACGGGAACCGCCTTCCTAAGAGGCAGCCTCCAAAGGTGTATCTTGCCCTGAACAAACCTAAAGG ATACATTTGCTCATCTGGGGACAAAGAGTCTAAATCCGTGTTGAGCCTATTTGATGATTTTTGGACTAATTGG GGTAAAAGAAATCCAGGACTGCCCAAACCACGATTATTCACTGTAGGCCGCCTTGATGTTGCCACTACTGGATTGATCATTGTGACTAATGATG GAGATTTTGCTCAAAGACTTTCACATCCTTCATCTAACTTAACAAAGGA ATATATTGTGGCAATAGATGGTGTTGTTAATAAGCGGCACTTGATTGCCATTGGCGAGGGAACAGTGGTTGATGGCATCCATTGCACTCCAGATTCTGTGGAGTTGCTACCACGACAACCAGATATACCAAGACCTCGTCTTCGTATAGTG GTTCATGATGGGAGGAAACATGAAGTTCGAGAGCTTGTGAAAAGTGCTGGACTTGAG ATTCATTCTTTAAAGCGTGTAAGAATTGGTGGTTTCAGACTTCCAACAGATATTGG GTTAGGGAAGCACATTGAACTAAAACAAAGCGATCTAAAGTTACTGGGTTCAAAGAGTTAA
- the LOC132187143 gene encoding glycerol-3-phosphate dehydrogenase SDP6, mitochondrial → MAATARLSRRLCAAALAAAAGGAVLLYQPALSANDLNGGSQLSPIRQRISDLNAAVPSRAVQESALIGSSSVNPLDVLVIGGGATGCGVALDAVTRGLRVGLVEREDFSSGTSSRSTKLIHGGVRYLEKAVFNLDYGQLKLVFHALEERKQMIENAPHLCHALPCMTPCFDWFEVVYYWMGLKMYDLVAGARLLHLSRYYSAQESSELFPTLARKGKDRNMKGTVVYYDGQMNDSRVNIGLALTAALAGAAVLNHAEVISFLKDEVDERIIGARIRDNLSGKEFDTYAKVIVNAAGPFCDSVRKMADKDVRPMICPSSGVHIVLPDYYSPEGMGLIVPKTKDGRVVFMLPWLGRTVAGTTDSNTSITLLPEPHEDEIQFILDAISDYLNVKVRRTDVLSAWSGIRPLATDPSAKNTESISRDHVVCEEYPGLVTITGGKWTTYRSMAEDAVNAAIKSGKLSPTSNCLTQNLRLIGGDGWDPASFTVLAQQYVRMKKTHSGKVVPGVMDTAAAKHLSHAYGTLAERVAAIAQNENLGKRLAHGYPFLEAEVAYCARHEYCESAVDFIARRSRLAFLDTDAAGRALPRIIEILATEHKWDRSRKKQEFQKATQFLETFKSSKNAQFHDGKHT, encoded by the exons ATGGCCGCCACGGCTCGCCTGAGCCGCCGCCTGTGCGCCGCGGCATTAGCCGCCGCAGCCGGAGGCGCGGTCCTCCTCTACCAGCCAGCGCTGTCAGCCAACGACCTCAACGGTGGGTCCCAGCTCTCGCCAATTCGGCAGAGGATCAGCGACCTGAACGCTGCCGTTCCGTCCAGGGCGGTCCAGGAGTCGGCACTGATCGGCTCCAGCTCGGTTAACCCGCTCGACGTCCTCGTGATTGGTGGCGGCGCCACAGGATGCGGCGTCGCCCTCGACGCCGTCACCCGAGGCCTCCGCGTCGGACTCGTCGAGCGAGAGGATTTCTCTTCCGGCACGTCCTCGAGGTCCACGAAGCTCATTCATGGAG GAGTTCGTTACTTGGAGAAAGCCGTCTTTAATCTTGACTATGGGCAGCTGAAGCTGGTATTCCATGCGCTAGAGGAACGTAAACAGATGATTGAGAATGCACCACACCTATGTCATGCTTTACCATGCATGACACCATGTTTTGACTGGTTTGAGGTAGTATACTACTGGATGGGCTTGAAAATGTACGATTTGGTCGCAGGAGCACGCCTATTACATTTGTCCAGATATTATTCTGCGCAAGAATCTAGTGAGCTCTTCCCCACACTTGCAAGGAAGGGTAAAGATAGAAACATGAAGGGGACAGTGGTTTATTATGATGGCCAGATGAATGACTCGCGAGTTAACATTGGACTGGCATTGACTGCCGCATTAGCTGGTGCAGCTGTGCTTAACCATGCAGAAGTAATATCATTTCTGAAAGATGAAGTTGATGAGCGGATAATTGGTGCACGAATTCGAGACAATTTATCAG GCAAAGAGTTTGATACGTATGCAAAAGTGATTGTCAATGCGGCTGGGCCATTTTGTGACTCTGTGAGGAAAATGGCTGATAAAGATGTGCGACCAATGATCTGTCCCAGCAGTGGTGTACATATCGTTCTCCCTGATTACTATTCACCTGAAGGAATGGGTTTAATTGTCCCTAAAACTAAGGATGGACGTGTTGTTTTCATGCTGCCATGGTTGGGACGAACAGTTGCTGGAACTACAGATTCCAACACTTCCATTACTTTGCTTCCAGAACCCCATGAGGATGAGATTCAATTTATACTGGATGCTATCAGTGACTACCTTAATGTTAAG GTAAGGCGAACAGATGTCCTTTCTGCATGGAGTGGTATACGCCCACTGGCAACGGATCCATCTGCAAAAAACACAGAGAGTATCTCCAGAGATCATGTTGTATGTGAAGAATATCCTGGTTTGGTGACAATTACGGGTGGGAAGTGGACTACTTACCGTAG CATGGCAGAAGATGCAGTTAATGCAGCTATAAAGTCTGGAAAGCTGAGCCCAACCAGTAACTGTTTAACTCAGAACCTGCGGCTTATTGGTGGAGATGGATGGGATCCTGCATCATTTACAGTTCTTGCTCAACAATATGTACGCATGAAGAAGACACATAGTGGGAAAGTTGTTCCCGGTGTAATGGACACAGCTGCAGCGAAGCATCTGTCTCATGCATATGGAACTTTGGCTGAAAGAGTGGCTGCAATAGCTCAG AATGAAAATCTGGGCAAGAGGCTTGCCCATGGATATCCTTTCCTAGAGGCTGAGGTTGCATACTGTGCTCGGCATGAATACTGTGAATCTGCTGTTGATTTCATTGCTAGAAGATCTCGGCTTGCTTTTCTCGACACTGATGCAGCAGGGCGGGCATTGCCACGCATAATTGAGATATTAGCTACCGAGCACAAATGGGACAGGTCAAGGAAGAAGCAAGAGTTTCAGAAAGCTACACAATTTTTGGAGACTTTCAAATCATCAAAGAATGCTCAGTTCCATGATGGAAAACACACATA G